Within the Catalinimonas niigatensis genome, the region ACAATTCTGTATTTGAGCATGCTTTGATCTTTGGCATTTTGATAGGACTGGCAGCAGCAACGAATGAAATTCTGATTGAGCGTAACATTCATAAAAAAGCAAAGCGCAAAAATCTCTTATTGCAGAAGGTTAATTTGAGTGCAGCTCCTTTACACTATATCAGGCTCATTAGGGTATTTATTGTAGGAAGCATCATTTGTCTTCTGTTTATTACTGTTATATCATTTTTTGAAACTGATCCGCTAAGCATGTATGCACAGTTATCTGTGATCCCTGTGTGCCTTGCACTAGGAGCTAATGTACCCCAATCTTATACACTATATATTAGTTTGACTGAAAATAGGCAAAACACGCTCAGGGTCATTCAGGATAGTTTGAAAGACTCTATTTTTGAAGTTGAGTTCAGAAATAAGGATCATTTTATATACAAGATCAATAATAAGTGGAGTCATTTTTATGCTTATTGTTTCACTCCCGACCGTTGCACTTTGGAAATGCTGGTTTGCCCCAGCCATGTAGAGATCAGCGGCTCATACCGTTACCTGGAAAGCATTATGGATGATCAGTATGTTGAACAGACTATCAAAGCCAATCAGGAAAAAGAAAAGGAAAAGGTGGCTTAAGGGATATTTACTTCCTGCTTACCTCCTTTGAGAGGAATGGTTTTTCCTTTCCATACAAATGTCCCGCTGGCGCCTTCTGGCAAACTTACGCTTCCCTGAATACCCACTTTCCCTTTCCGTTTTAGCTTTACTTCCAGTTGCCCCAGAGGATGCGGTATGCTTCCCGAAACTTCCTGCAGGTAGCCAAGTGCCGGAGCGATCTGTACAGAAGCAAAGTGAGGACTGGCAGGCATAATGCCCACTACTGTAGCCAGAAACTCATAATTAGGGCTGGCACTCCAGGCATGGCAGTCGGAGCGGGTGTTTTCTTCATGTTCGGCAAAAGTAGTCAGGCCTTCGTCCAGCATATCGGTCCAGGTGTCCATATGATTGACAAAATAATCGGCTTTCCCCACTTTGTTGGCGGCCCTTGTCAGATAAAAGCGGTAGTAGATGTTACACTGCACCAGACTGGTATCGGCAATGAGCTGGTCAAAGAGTACTTCCTGCATGGCTTCCGGAGCAGTGTCCGTCAGAATAGCCATGATATTGGTATGCTGACTGAAGGATGCTTTGTCCGGCGTATCTGCAATCAGTTTTTTTGCCTCATCATAACTGCTTTCCATCACTGCTGTCTTCATCTGCCGGGAGAGCTCACGATAATGATCTGCCAGATAAGATTTTCCATAACTTTCAAAAAGTTCTACTGCATAGTCGGCTGCGTAAATAAACTGCAGCGTAAGAAGGGTAGAATGGCCATCTTCGGCTCCGGGAGGCGTGCCCCGGCTAAAACCTTCTACGGCATCGGCATAATTCCACCAGAGCAGTCCACCCAGCAGATCATTCTCATCCAGTTGGTCTTCAAACCAGGTCAGTACCGATTCTATGCCCGGCAGCATAGTTTTGACAAAAGCATCATCTTTACGATACATATGATAATCATGCACCATGGCTATCCAGAAGAAGGCATAGGGAGGAATATACTGTGCCAAACCTGAGGGGTAACGACTCATGGTAATGCCTTCTGGAGCACGGGAATGGTCAAACTGCTGTATAGCATTGCGCATCAGCCGGTCGTCTCCTGAAACGTAAAGTGAAATCAAAGCCTGTATGCGGGTGTCGCCAATGTATTGCAACTGCTCGTAGTAGGGGCAGTCCATATAGGTTTCGGTAGCACAAAGACGAGCGGTACGCCAGCCTACCTCCCAGATATCCTCAGTGGTAGCATCATTGCTGCTGAACATACCCACTTCTTCAAAAGGATAATTGGCATAAATTCCATAGAAATCCAACACACTTAGAGGCTCACTGCCTGTTTCTACCTCTAAAGTCACATAGCGATAAGTGCGGTTCCAGAGCGGACGAAAGCTTCTGTTTTCGCCACCATCCAGTTCAAAGATATCATAATAGCCTACGATGTGCTTGCCTTCTGTTTCATTCCGGTTGCCTTTGCGGTTCTGCTCATCATAAAGTGCTTCTGAATAGGTAATTTTGATCCGGCTACCTGCTCCTCCACTCACTTTCAGTTCAGGATATCCTGCTACCAAATAGGTTTGGTCCAGCAGGACGCTGGCTTTGGTATTGGCAGGAATTTTCCAGGGCTGTTGCCCCTGTACAAATCCCTCCGCCACCATACTTCCTTCACTGCGCTCCACTTCTTTAAACCTTTCCACATATTCTTCCATCATCGGGATGTTGCGCGGCACCAGGTTGTAGCCCCCGTCTCCATAGCCATAAGGGAAGCCATAAGGTGCTCCCTTTTTGATATTTCTGGGCTTAAGCCAGTCTGAATCATCAAAACTGAGCTGCTCCCAGTCCCAGGGATACTGACTGCCATCCACATGATCCGTGGCTCCTACGGCATAATATCCCAATACCGTAAAGTCTCGCTGCGTCAGGGGCTGATAGGCTTGATTTTGTACGACTTTCCATGCGCCGTTGCCACTGTTGACGATGTGCTCTGCTTCTGTGTTGCCCTGCAAAATAAAGCCGGTGTAATAGGTATGCTGGGCTACCGGCTTATCTTCACCAAAGTTCCAGACCACTGCTGCTACTACATTTTCTCCTGTCTGCAAATGTTCAGCGATATCATAGGTTTCGTAGCGCCAATGCAGCAAATCTCCCCTGGCAGGCCCAAAACCCACGGACTGGCCATTGACAAAAAGGCGATAGCGATTGTCGGCTGAGGCATGCACGATAAAGGAAGCCGGTTTGCTGTCCAGGTCAAATGTATGACGAAAATGATATACGCCATAGGTCGTCAGAGGAACCGTAGGATGAGTAATCCAGGCTGCATCCCACTCATGCCGCAGAAGTTTGGGATTTATCTCTGGGATTTGGGCAAACAGCGCAAAGGTTGAAAAGAAGAAAAGCAGGAAAATAGACAATCTTTTCATAGGTTGTGGTCGTTGTTTTGAACATAAGAAAGCCACCGCCTGAGGCAGTGGCTTCGGTCTAGGTAGTTTAGCAATAATCTAGCGAACAAAAGCCTGAGCAAGCCCTCCATCTACATTGAGGACGTTGCCAGTACTTTTACTTAGCAATCCGCCTACCAGTGCAAAGACTGCGTTAGCGATATCTTCCGGTTTGATCGTTTCATTCAGCAGGGTGCGTTTGGCATAAAAACCAGGCAATTCATCTACGCTAATGCCATAAGCTTTTGCACGCCCTTCTGCCCATCCGCCAGCCCAAATGTTGCTGCCTTCTATCACCGCATCAGGGTTTACCACATTGACACGGATCTTATTGGGCCCTAATTCGGCAGCCAGCAATCTTGACATATGCAATTGGGCGGCTTTAGCAGTGCCATAAGCTACGTTATTTGGTCCGGATACCAAAGCATTTTTGCTTACAATATTTACAATATCGCCTCCCAGGCCTTGCATGCGCATGATTTTGACCCCTTCCTGGCTTGCTCTGAACTGTCCTTTCACCATTACATTGTGCTGGATATCCCAGTCCTGTTCGGTAGTCTCTTCCAGGGGCTTAGAGATAGATAAGCCAGCATTGTTGATTAAAATATCCACTCCACCAAAATGCAATGCTGCTTCACTATAGGCCGCAGCTATATCTTTTTCATTGGTCACGTTCATGGTCACCGAGGATACAGCGTCTTTTCCGTATTTGCTTTCAAACTCTTTGCGGGTTTCTTCCAAACGCTCGGCACTCATATCGGAGAGTACTACACAGGCACCATGGCGAATGAAGATATCTGCTACTGCTTTACCGATTCCTCCTCCGCTGCCGGTAATCAGGGCGATCTTACGGGACAATGGCTGCTCAGGAGGCATGCGTTTGAGTTTATCTTCTTCTAACTGCCAGTACTCAATGTCAAAGGCTTCCTGGGTAGGCAAAGAAGTATATTCAGATACTGCCTCTGAGCCACGCATCACATTGATGGCATTGACATAAAATTCGCTGGCTACCCGAGCAGTCTGTTTGTTTTTGGCAAAAGTAAACATGCCTACGCCGGGCCATAATATCACCACCGGATTAGGGTCGCGCATGGCAGGGCTGTCCGGATGCTTGCATTCTTCATAGTATTCAGCATATTCCTTGCGGTATTGCTGAAAAGCACCTGTCATATGTTCCTGCAATGCTTTGGTATCGCTCAGGTCTGTATCGGCAGGCATAAAGTCCAGCACCAGAGGTCTGATCTTGGTACGCAGGAAGTGATCCGGACAGCTGGTACCCATAGGAGCAAGCTTGCTCAGATCGTTGCTGTTGATGTATTGCAATACCTTTTCGTCGTCGGTGAAATGTCCGATCATGGGAGCATGGCTGGAGCAGAAGCCTCTGAGCATAGGAGCAAGTTGCGCGGCTTGTGCTCTGCGCTTCTCTGCCGGCAGAGATTCTACCTTGGCTCCGCCAAAGACCGGCCTTTTCTTTCCATAATTTTCTTCCAGGTAACGTGAAGCTTTTTCTATCGTTTCCAGGCTGTTCATATAACACTCATAGGCGGTGTCACCCCAGGTAAACAGCCCATGGCTTCCCAGCATAATACCTCTGATGCCGGGATTTTCCTGCAAACATTTTTCCAGTTGTAAACCCAGGTCAAAGCCGGGACGCTGCCAGTCTACCCAGCCAAACTGGCCTTCAAACAGCTCTTCGGTGATCTTTTTTCCGTCTTTGGCTGCTGCTATGGCGATGATGGCGTCCGGATGCAGGTGGTCAATGTGCTTGAAAGGAAGGAAAGCATGCAAAGGTGTATCAATACTAGGCGCTTTGGAGTCCAGATCGTAGAGGCAGTGGTAGAAGAAACCTACCATTTCATCTTCATTTTCCAGCCCGCGATAACGGTTTTTGAGGGCATGCAGCCTGTCTACATACAAGCCGGCCAGACCACTGCGCTTGAGCGAACCAATGTCACCGCCTGAACCTTTGATCCACATCACTTCGGTATCTTTGCCACTCAGGGGGTCTTTTTCAATGGTTTTGCAACTGGTATTTCCTCCTCCATAATTGGTGATACGCAGGTCTGCACCCAGTATGTTGGAACGATAGAGTAAAAGGGCTACCTCATCTCCTTCCAGTTGGCGGGCTTTTTCTTCATCCCAAAGGTATTGTACGTGTTTAAAAGAGCTTACTTCCTTTTCCATTACTTTATTCGGTTAAGTGCTGGTTATATTTTCGCGATATTTAAGTTTACAATAAAGGTAAAGAGCTGCCAACAGTAAACCATACTGTACTGACCTGTAGGCTGTAAAAGTGGGGAGAGGGAAGTTAGAAGTTAAACTTCCCGCTTCTGACTTCCATCTCCCAGCTTCATACTGCCTCTTCAGACTTGTTCATCCAGAAAGGTGCTGTCAAAAACCACAATGCCGTACCGATTAGCATCAACAGCTTATGCTGCTCAGCGCTGATATAGCCGGAAAAATAAAGTATGGACGGGATCAGCGTGAGCAAAAGTCCGACAAGAGACAGTATTTTGAGTAAGCTTTTCATTGGGCTTTTTGTAGTTTAACAGTCTTTTTTTGTTGAAGAAAACGGCTTGCTCCTATATAAAGTCCTGCTGCCAGGAACCATCCGGGTAATCCCAGGAAGAAGATCTCTACACCAGCGGTCATGTTTAAAGCAAGGCAAAAGATAAGTGTGGCAAACCAGGTAAAGGCAGGCGCCCAGTAGAAGTTAATGCCTGCTTTAGCAGCATAATCCTGCTGGAGATTCAGCTTGGGCAGGATATAGAAATCAATAAAGATGACCGCCCCCATCGGCATCAGCACCAAACCGTATAGTGCCACAAAATCCAGCAACATCATCACCAGTGCCGGGAAACAAGCTGCAATGGTTGTCACCAAACCTACCACCAGGGTCACTTTCCAGCGCCTCACAGTAGGCATAATCCCCTGAATCGCCAGACCTGCTCTATAGATGGTGGGGTTGGCAGTAGTCCAGCCAGCTACAATCACGCAGATGGCTCCCGCCACACCGGCAGCGTTGTAAGCTATGGGACCGGGAGCAATAGAACCCGCAGCCGCAGCGCATAAAATCCCTGAGGCAATCCAGGCGACAAAGTGACCCAGGAATATGCCTGCTGCGGAAGAAAAGCCGTATTGCCACTTCTTGGCATAGCGAAGGATAGACATATCCGCCATCCCGATGTGCATGGCCATGTTACAAAACCAGGCAAAAAACATGACATGCCAGAAAGTGAATTTGCTCTGCCCTTCCATCGGCACTCCCGTCCAGATTTTGGCATCGGCTACTTCCCAGAAATCTCCCAATGAGGTAACCCCCAGTTCGGGTAAGGCAGCAAAAGCAGCAGCGATGAAGACCATGATCATCCAGGGGGCAGCGATATTGGCAAATTTGGATACCTGCTCATAGCCCAGCATGGCTACCAGCGTAATCACTGCGCCTACGGCGAATACAGTAATGACCCAACCCGGTCCTGTAGGAAACCAGTCACCTAACTCAGGCATGGCAATATTGAAAGGAATACCCACCGCGGTGGCTGATACGGCAATCATGGAGCCTGCCAGAAAACAGAACATCATACCATTGACCAAATTATACAGCACCACCAGGTTGCGGCCACAGATTTTTTCCAGCTTGAAGTACAGCGTCTCCCTCACACTGGTAGCAATAGGCGAACAGATAAATGCCCAGCTGAGCACTGCCAGTATGTTGCCTACGATCAGCCCTGAGAAGAGCGCGCTGACACTTACCCCATGGGCTACAAAGAGAGGGCCGATGACGAATTCTGTTCCGGCGGTATGCTCTCCGGCATACATTCCCAGAAAACTGCGGACTCCCTTGAGTTTGGAAGCAGGCACTGGCTGCCGCTCATACTCTTCAATACTGTTTAGTTTATTGACAACGGTATTTTCTTTCATGCTATTGGCTTACAAGTTGGTATTGGTTGAGTTCTCCTAAAGCGACAGGAGGAATTAATTTGAACTGCTCAAACAGATGGTCCAGGCTGCTCTCCCTGTTCCAGTGGCGGTGCATCACCAGGGCTGCACCCAGGGCTGAGGCACCATCCAGATCAGCAACATATAAAGCGGCATCTTTGTAAAAGCTGGCCAGCAGTTGCAGGAACAAAGCGTTTTTACAAAAGCCACCCGATACAAATATTTTTCCCGGTTTGCTCACTCCCTTCGCCAGCTTTAATGAAGTGATTTGTATACTGACAATATCCAGCATCAGCTGATGATAGGCTTCTTCAAAGCTGCTGAAAAGCGAAAGGTCGTTTTCTGGTCCTGTATATTCAGGCATAGGGCCGGTGCCCTGCATCATCTGTGGATAAAACTTCTTGGCTTCGGTATGGTTGCTACGCAGGAGCGTAAGCAGTATCTCTTTATCGAGAGCAAGGTGGTGATGATAATCTTCTGCTTTATGAAAATGGGCAGCAATCCTCTGCACCTGATAGTCATGCTCTTTTCCCAGAAATGCCCTGGATGCTTTTACTGCCGATCCCCGATAGTCCATAAAGTTCAGGCAATCTCTTTTAAGCTCTTCTCTGGTCAACGGTTCCTGATTGAATGGATTAAGCGTGATGTTCCAGGTGCCGGTAGAGATCAGTACAAACGGATCACGAAAGCCCAGCAGATAAGGAACCAAAGCCGCTGAGCTGTCGTGCATTCCTACTCCGCATTTGATAGACCTCAGCTTGCTTCGCACGGTCTTGAAACTATAGGTAGAAACTATAGGAGGGAAGAGAGAAGTGAGTTTCTCTTCATACACCCAATCGTGACTGCGGTCGTTCCTAAAATCCCACAAAGCAGTGTGGCAGCCAATGCTGGTAATTTCAGAAAAGGGTTTCTTATGCAGGAGGTAGGCAAAGTACTGAGGTAAGTGCAGCGTGCGTTTGATTCTGGCAAAAGC harbors:
- a CDS encoding family 78 glycoside hydrolase catalytic domain — protein: MKRLSIFLLFFFSTFALFAQIPEINPKLLRHEWDAAWITHPTVPLTTYGVYHFRHTFDLDSKPASFIVHASADNRYRLFVNGQSVGFGPARGDLLHWRYETYDIAEHLQTGENVVAAVVWNFGEDKPVAQHTYYTGFILQGNTEAEHIVNSGNGAWKVVQNQAYQPLTQRDFTVLGYYAVGATDHVDGSQYPWDWEQLSFDDSDWLKPRNIKKGAPYGFPYGYGDGGYNLVPRNIPMMEEYVERFKEVERSEGSMVAEGFVQGQQPWKIPANTKASVLLDQTYLVAGYPELKVSGGAGSRIKITYSEALYDEQNRKGNRNETEGKHIVGYYDIFELDGGENRSFRPLWNRTYRYVTLEVETGSEPLSVLDFYGIYANYPFEEVGMFSSNDATTEDIWEVGWRTARLCATETYMDCPYYEQLQYIGDTRIQALISLYVSGDDRLMRNAIQQFDHSRAPEGITMSRYPSGLAQYIPPYAFFWIAMVHDYHMYRKDDAFVKTMLPGIESVLTWFEDQLDENDLLGGLLWWNYADAVEGFSRGTPPGAEDGHSTLLTLQFIYAADYAVELFESYGKSYLADHYRELSRQMKTAVMESSYDEAKKLIADTPDKASFSQHTNIMAILTDTAPEAMQEVLFDQLIADTSLVQCNIYYRFYLTRAANKVGKADYFVNHMDTWTDMLDEGLTTFAEHEENTRSDCHAWSASPNYEFLATVVGIMPASPHFASVQIAPALGYLQEVSGSIPHPLGQLEVKLKRKGKVGIQGSVSLPEGASGTFVWKGKTIPLKGGKQEVNIP
- a CDS encoding bifunctional aldolase/short-chain dehydrogenase: MEKEVSSFKHVQYLWDEEKARQLEGDEVALLLYRSNILGADLRITNYGGGNTSCKTIEKDPLSGKDTEVMWIKGSGGDIGSLKRSGLAGLYVDRLHALKNRYRGLENEDEMVGFFYHCLYDLDSKAPSIDTPLHAFLPFKHIDHLHPDAIIAIAAAKDGKKITEELFEGQFGWVDWQRPGFDLGLQLEKCLQENPGIRGIMLGSHGLFTWGDTAYECYMNSLETIEKASRYLEENYGKKRPVFGGAKVESLPAEKRRAQAAQLAPMLRGFCSSHAPMIGHFTDDEKVLQYINSNDLSKLAPMGTSCPDHFLRTKIRPLVLDFMPADTDLSDTKALQEHMTGAFQQYRKEYAEYYEECKHPDSPAMRDPNPVVILWPGVGMFTFAKNKQTARVASEFYVNAINVMRGSEAVSEYTSLPTQEAFDIEYWQLEEDKLKRMPPEQPLSRKIALITGSGGGIGKAVADIFIRHGACVVLSDMSAERLEETRKEFESKYGKDAVSSVTMNVTNEKDIAAAYSEAALHFGGVDILINNAGLSISKPLEETTEQDWDIQHNVMVKGQFRASQEGVKIMRMQGLGGDIVNIVSKNALVSGPNNVAYGTAKAAQLHMSRLLAAELGPNKIRVNVVNPDAVIEGSNIWAGGWAEGRAKAYGISVDELPGFYAKRTLLNETIKPEDIANAVFALVGGLLSKSTGNVLNVDGGLAQAFVR
- a CDS encoding purine-cytosine permease family protein, with product MKENTVVNKLNSIEEYERQPVPASKLKGVRSFLGMYAGEHTAGTEFVIGPLFVAHGVSVSALFSGLIVGNILAVLSWAFICSPIATSVRETLYFKLEKICGRNLVVLYNLVNGMMFCFLAGSMIAVSATAVGIPFNIAMPELGDWFPTGPGWVITVFAVGAVITLVAMLGYEQVSKFANIAAPWMIMVFIAAAFAALPELGVTSLGDFWEVADAKIWTGVPMEGQSKFTFWHVMFFAWFCNMAMHIGMADMSILRYAKKWQYGFSSAAGIFLGHFVAWIASGILCAAAAGSIAPGPIAYNAAGVAGAICVIVAGWTTANPTIYRAGLAIQGIMPTVRRWKVTLVVGLVTTIAACFPALVMMLLDFVALYGLVLMPMGAVIFIDFYILPKLNLQQDYAAKAGINFYWAPAFTWFATLIFCLALNMTAGVEIFFLGLPGWFLAAGLYIGASRFLQQKKTVKLQKAQ
- a CDS encoding FGGY-family carbohydrate kinase; amino-acid sequence: MSEPVIAIYDIGKTNKKLILFDRDYKVIHEESRTFREITDEDGYAAEDLTRVCQWVKKSFKDIKKRDDLDIKAANVSAYGASLVHLDEKGFPATPLYNYLKPFPEDLANQFYDKYGGREEFSMQTASPVLGMLNSGLQLYWLKYKKPEAFARIKRTLHLPQYFAYLLHKKPFSEITSIGCHTALWDFRNDRSHDWVYEEKLTSLFPPIVSTYSFKTVRSKLRSIKCGVGMHDSSAALVPYLLGFRDPFVLISTGTWNITLNPFNQEPLTREELKRDCLNFMDYRGSAVKASRAFLGKEHDYQVQRIAAHFHKAEDYHHHLALDKEILLTLLRSNHTEAKKFYPQMMQGTGPMPEYTGPENDLSLFSSFEEAYHQLMLDIVSIQITSLKLAKGVSKPGKIFVSGGFCKNALFLQLLASFYKDAALYVADLDGASALGAALVMHRHWNRESSLDHLFEQFKLIPPVALGELNQYQLVSQ